The proteins below come from a single Gemmatimonadota bacterium genomic window:
- the dgt gene encoding dNTP triphosphohydrolase, whose amino-acid sequence MDKPLDWASLLNPNRRKKPTGAPSATPAVEEDDNRTAIERDADRILFCTPVRRLGDKTQVFPLEQHDSVRNRLTHSHEVAALARSIGTRLAFGPLRDVIDPGLRPQRDLPAMLFAIGLVHDLGNPPFGHQGERAIQQWFERKSSALFTDGAGLSLAMQKDFLKFDGNAQTFRLVARLQLLNDDRGLNLTLGTLAALLKYTVPSDRANKDDTYAGAKKAGFFQSESHIVEEVRRETGIAERVRHPLTYIMEACDDIAYSVVDAEDAVKKALASFPDLEEFLRASVQDEPQSEASTLLENVLSRAADDRNKLRGSNLSPGETNDVSMQKFRAYAMTAMVGAVSDAFVANLDAILKGRFEGDLISASRASLLSKSLKKFDRRVAYNHRNVLGLEARGAKVIHELMDVFWRAICDRADRQKPVGPRLSAESAYVYALISENYRRVFESPNVPVQPVLYGELQLLTDMIAGMTDSFAMSLHQEFASRGLLRVAAGG is encoded by the coding sequence ATGGACAAGCCTCTGGATTGGGCATCCCTGCTAAATCCCAATCGACGCAAGAAACCAACGGGCGCTCCTTCGGCTACTCCTGCCGTGGAGGAGGACGATAACCGGACCGCGATCGAGCGCGACGCCGACCGAATCTTGTTCTGCACGCCAGTTCGCAGGTTGGGAGACAAAACCCAGGTCTTCCCACTGGAGCAGCACGACAGCGTACGAAATCGTTTGACGCATTCGCACGAAGTCGCTGCGCTCGCTCGCAGTATCGGAACGCGGCTGGCGTTCGGCCCGCTAAGGGACGTCATCGATCCGGGGTTGCGCCCGCAACGCGATTTGCCTGCGATGCTGTTTGCCATCGGACTCGTTCACGATCTTGGCAATCCACCGTTCGGTCACCAAGGCGAGCGCGCGATTCAACAGTGGTTCGAGCGAAAGTCATCAGCCCTCTTCACTGATGGAGCCGGACTATCGCTCGCTATGCAGAAGGACTTTCTGAAGTTCGATGGGAATGCGCAGACCTTCCGGTTGGTCGCGAGGCTTCAACTTCTTAACGATGACCGCGGCTTGAACCTGACGCTCGGTACTCTTGCTGCACTGCTGAAGTACACGGTCCCATCGGACCGTGCCAACAAGGATGATACATACGCCGGCGCAAAGAAGGCGGGCTTCTTTCAGTCTGAGTCGCACATTGTCGAAGAGGTGCGGCGCGAAACCGGAATTGCCGAACGGGTACGCCATCCGCTCACCTATATCATGGAGGCGTGTGACGACATTGCATACTCGGTTGTGGATGCCGAGGACGCGGTAAAGAAGGCGTTGGCATCATTCCCGGATCTCGAAGAATTTCTGCGGGCAAGCGTCCAAGATGAACCTCAATCTGAAGCAAGCACGCTCCTAGAGAACGTACTGAGTCGCGCTGCTGACGACCGTAATAAGTTGCGTGGGAGTAACCTCTCTCCCGGCGAAACGAACGACGTATCCATGCAGAAGTTTAGGGCATACGCCATGACCGCAATGGTTGGGGCCGTGTCAGACGCATTCGTGGCAAACTTAGATGCGATCCTCAAGGGTCGCTTCGAGGGGGACTTGATATCCGCAAGCCGTGCGAGCTTGCTTTCGAAGTCTCTCAAGAAATTTGATCGTCGCGTCGCGTACAACCATCGCAACGTCCTCGGCCTCGAGGCTCGGGGCGCCAAGGTGATTCACGAACTCATGGACGTTTTCTGGCGTGCAATCTGCGACCGTGCTGATCGGCAGAAACCGGTCGGACCGCGGCTCAGTGCAGAAAGCGCGTACGTCTATGCGCTCATATCTGAGAACTACAGACGCGTGTTCGAGTCCCCGAACGTGCCGGTGCAACCCGTGCTCTATGGCGAGTTGCAGCTCCTGACCGACATGATAGCGGGTATGACGGACTCATTCGCGATGTCGCTTCACCAAGAGTTCGCTTCTCGAGGGTTGCTGCGCGTCGCGGCCGGTGGCTAG
- a CDS encoding MFS transporter, with amino-acid sequence MSLSMLLASLGTSVANVALPTLAHAFGRPFQAIQWVVLAYLLSVTTLVVGAGRLGDIVGRRRLLLAGVTLFTIASLLCGLAPTLPVLVLARGAQGIGAAVMMAMTMAFVGEAVPSARTGSAMGILATMSAIGTALGPTLGGALIAGPGWHALFLINVPLGIVGLVLSHRYLPADRVDARSERLTFDVPGTALLAVTLGAYALGMTIGRGAFGATNVALLTGAATAAALFARVESRTAQPLVRPSMLTDRVLSASLVANALVATVMMATLVVGPFYLARALGLSPVMVGLAMSAGPIVAALSGVPAGRIADTYGARRVALAGLGAVTLGAWLVSGVPGRLGVMAYVAPVAIITAGYALFHTANNAAVMSEAAADQRGVVSGLLALSRNLGLVTGASVMGALFARASGAADVATAAPAAVALGMRVTFAVAGGLALVAFLLVANAGRGLRAAAAGGASNEA; translated from the coding sequence ATGTCGCTGTCGATGCTGCTCGCGTCACTCGGCACGAGCGTCGCCAACGTGGCGTTGCCCACGCTTGCGCATGCGTTCGGACGCCCATTTCAGGCCATCCAGTGGGTCGTCCTCGCCTACCTCCTCTCGGTCACCACGCTCGTGGTCGGTGCCGGGCGACTGGGGGATATCGTTGGGCGTCGGCGATTGTTGCTCGCTGGGGTCACGCTCTTCACCATCGCCTCGCTGCTCTGCGGACTCGCGCCCACGCTACCGGTCTTGGTCCTGGCTCGGGGGGCCCAGGGAATCGGGGCGGCGGTCATGATGGCGATGACCATGGCCTTTGTGGGCGAGGCGGTTCCGTCTGCGAGAACCGGGAGCGCCATGGGGATCCTGGCCACGATGTCCGCGATCGGTACGGCGCTCGGCCCCACGCTCGGCGGGGCGCTGATCGCCGGCCCGGGGTGGCACGCACTGTTTCTCATCAACGTCCCGCTCGGCATTGTCGGACTGGTGCTCTCCCACCGGTACCTCCCGGCCGACCGCGTCGACGCGCGTTCGGAGCGCCTCACCTTCGACGTACCGGGAACGGCGCTGCTCGCCGTGACGCTTGGCGCCTACGCGCTCGGGATGACGATTGGTCGCGGGGCGTTCGGGGCAACGAACGTGGCACTGCTGACAGGCGCGGCCACGGCCGCCGCGCTCTTTGCGCGCGTCGAGTCACGTACGGCGCAGCCCCTGGTGCGGCCGTCAATGCTGACCGATCGAGTGCTGTCCGCGAGCCTGGTGGCCAACGCATTGGTGGCCACCGTGATGATGGCGACGCTCGTCGTGGGGCCGTTCTACCTGGCGCGCGCCCTGGGGTTGTCGCCCGTGATGGTGGGGTTGGCCATGTCGGCGGGCCCGATCGTCGCCGCGCTCAGCGGCGTGCCGGCGGGTCGAATTGCCGATACGTACGGCGCGCGGCGGGTGGCGCTCGCCGGCCTTGGGGCGGTGACGTTAGGCGCGTGGCTCGTGAGCGGCGTCCCCGGCCGCCTTGGCGTCATGGCGTACGTCGCACCGGTCGCGATCATCACCGCGGGTTACGCCCTGTTCCATACCGCCAACAACGCCGCGGTCATGTCGGAGGCGGCGGCCGACCAGCGCGGCGTGGTGTCTGGCCTGCTCGCGCTTTCGCGCAACCTCGGCCTCGTCACGGGGGCGTCGGTCATGGGGGCGCTCTTTGCGCGGGCATCAGGGGCGGCTGATGTGGCGACGGCGGCACCCGCGGCGGTGGCGTTAGGCATGCGGGTCACCTTTGCCGTGGCCGGCGGGCTTGCCCTGGTGGCGTTCCTGCTCGTTGCCAACGCCGGCCGGGGCCTTCGCGCCGCGGCGGCTGGCGGGGCGAGTAACGAGGCATAG
- a CDS encoding LysR family transcriptional regulator, whose product MAHPDLNLLVTLDVLLAEGNVARAAKRLRLSPSAMSRSLARLREATGDPLLVRAGRGLVPTPRAIELRERVGHLVQEGEAVLRPVESLDLTRLSRTFTLRTSEGFVENFGALLVTRAAEQAPGVRLRFVQKPDKESTPLRQGAVDLETGVVEPTTGPELRTRVLFEDRLVGVVRDQHPLCSGVMSPERFASGRHINVSRRGDERGDIDEALSTLGLTRTVATIVDGFASAIALARGSELIAAVPERHTGVLRMGMYTFPLPVPTPGFAVSMLWHPRLHADAAHRWLRALVLKVCTAG is encoded by the coding sequence ATGGCTCATCCCGACCTCAACCTGCTGGTCACGCTCGACGTGTTGCTCGCGGAAGGGAACGTCGCGCGCGCCGCGAAGCGCCTCCGACTGAGCCCGTCCGCCATGAGCCGATCGCTCGCACGGTTGCGCGAGGCGACGGGCGACCCGCTCCTCGTGCGTGCCGGGCGCGGGCTCGTCCCCACGCCGAGGGCGATCGAGCTGCGCGAACGTGTGGGGCATCTCGTGCAGGAAGGCGAGGCGGTGCTGCGTCCGGTCGAAAGCCTCGACCTCACTCGGCTCTCGCGGACCTTCACCCTCCGTACGAGCGAGGGCTTCGTCGAGAACTTCGGTGCGCTCCTGGTCACGCGCGCCGCCGAGCAGGCTCCCGGCGTGCGGCTGCGATTCGTGCAGAAGCCGGACAAGGAGAGCACCCCGCTGCGACAGGGGGCCGTCGATCTCGAGACCGGCGTCGTGGAGCCGACGACGGGGCCCGAGCTGCGCACCCGGGTGCTGTTCGAGGATCGCCTGGTCGGCGTGGTGCGGGACCAACATCCATTGTGCAGCGGCGTGATGAGCCCCGAGCGCTTTGCGTCGGGTCGGCACATCAACGTCTCGCGGCGCGGCGACGAGCGCGGCGACATCGACGAGGCGCTCTCCACACTCGGGCTGACGCGCACGGTCGCGACGATCGTCGACGGCTTCGCGAGCGCGATCGCTCTGGCGCGCGGGTCGGAGTTGATCGCCGCGGTACCGGAGCGCCACACGGGTGTGCTGCGCATGGGGATGTACACCTTCCCGCTCCCCGTGCCGACGCCGGGGTTCGCGGTCTCGATGCTCTGGCACCCGCGACTGCATGCCGACGCGGCGCATCGGTGGCTGCGCGCCCTGGTGCTCAAGGTGTGCACCGCGGGATAG
- a CDS encoding DUF2306 domain-containing protein: protein MILHIVSAFLFSIVGALQFSPAFRRRRRRLHRATGWLLAPCGLVVALTGLWMAHFYPWPAGDGMIVYVERLVFGSAMLACIVWSLVAVGRRDFAAHGAWMTRGYAIGLGAWTQSFTHLPWFVLSDAAPGELARGIMMGAGWVINVGAAEWFIRRRISGPATKRIPHSGVIPT, encoded by the coding sequence GTGATACTGCACATCGTGTCCGCCTTCCTGTTTTCGATCGTTGGCGCGCTGCAGTTCTCCCCCGCGTTCCGCCGTCGGCGGCGCAGGTTGCATCGGGCGACTGGATGGCTCCTGGCGCCGTGCGGCCTCGTCGTCGCCCTCACCGGGCTGTGGATGGCGCACTTCTACCCGTGGCCCGCGGGTGATGGAATGATCGTGTACGTGGAACGCCTGGTGTTCGGCTCGGCGATGCTGGCCTGCATCGTGTGGTCACTAGTGGCCGTCGGGCGGCGCGACTTCGCAGCGCACGGCGCGTGGATGACGCGAGGCTACGCCATCGGGCTCGGAGCCTGGACGCAGTCGTTTACCCATCTGCCGTGGTTCGTGCTGAGCGACGCCGCCCCGGGCGAACTGGCGCGAGGGATCATGATGGGGGCGGGGTGGGTCATCAACGTGGGGGCGGCGGAGTGGTTCATTCGCCGCCGCATCTCTGGACCCGCCACGAAACGCATTCCCCACTCGGGCGTAATACCGACATGA
- a CDS encoding serine/threonine protein kinase: protein MTSPSPEFLDLQAALAGEYSLQRELGRGGMGIVYLARDVQLDRDVAIKVLPSHLAQTAESRERFLREARTAAGLSHPHIVPIHRVGEAGGFVFFVMSYVEGETLGERLRSRGPLAPADAARVMREVAWALAYAHGRGIVHRDVKPDNILLEAATGRAMVTDFGIASGGGTTGPATDPGKLMGTAHFMSPEQGAGEVVDGRSDLYALGVVGYLSVSGRLPFEAANLPAVLVRQATERAPAILRAAPGLPPALAAAIDRCLARQPAERFADGEALAAALAPAPDNRPVLPTTLRAWLDARNPLLVPYMGWSGVFGTLTLANLIAWVTGNRPDGPADIVLLAGIASLPLFPIVGFHLNEAYRRFKGGHSLADLRAALEVDRRERAEREALTRGDDETFAHRVLRLSTVGSATWLAVTIGLMIQGTIRENRVGMLWVLGPVGTTMLLGAVSNALGVQFIPDSLRAMWQTGIRDRLWNSRAGQWLARRLGAPEQSRAVGGGVFRATEAALGVAASELFAALPKAYREQLGDLPALVESLEARAAEARAEIDVVAALVPAASNDAELLTARRHAAVTRLAQSVAALEGIRLDLLRLHAGASDLAPLTTLMDAARQAGDDVRRLADAQREVNDATVPRRLGAGRIPTPV from the coding sequence ATGACGTCCCCCTCTCCCGAGTTCCTCGACCTCCAGGCCGCCCTCGCCGGCGAGTACTCCCTCCAGCGCGAGCTCGGCCGCGGAGGCATGGGGATCGTCTACCTGGCGCGCGACGTCCAGCTCGATCGCGACGTCGCCATCAAGGTGCTCCCCTCACACCTGGCGCAGACGGCCGAGTCGCGGGAGCGGTTCCTGCGCGAAGCCCGAACCGCCGCCGGGCTCTCGCACCCGCATATCGTCCCCATCCACCGCGTGGGCGAAGCCGGTGGCTTCGTCTTCTTCGTCATGAGCTACGTGGAGGGCGAGACGCTGGGCGAACGCCTGCGATCCAGGGGACCGCTCGCGCCCGCCGACGCCGCACGCGTGATGCGCGAGGTGGCGTGGGCGCTCGCCTACGCACACGGGCGCGGCATCGTCCATCGCGACGTGAAGCCCGACAACATCCTGCTCGAAGCGGCGACCGGTCGCGCCATGGTCACCGACTTCGGCATCGCCAGCGGCGGCGGCACGACGGGACCCGCGACCGACCCGGGGAAGCTCATGGGGACCGCGCATTTCATGAGCCCCGAGCAGGGCGCGGGCGAAGTCGTCGATGGTCGCAGCGACCTGTACGCGCTTGGCGTGGTGGGCTACCTGTCGGTGAGCGGTCGATTGCCGTTCGAGGCGGCGAACCTGCCGGCCGTGTTGGTCCGTCAGGCGACCGAACGGGCGCCAGCCATTCTTCGCGCCGCCCCCGGCCTGCCGCCGGCGCTCGCCGCCGCGATCGATCGCTGCCTCGCCCGCCAACCGGCCGAGCGCTTCGCCGACGGTGAGGCGCTGGCGGCCGCCCTCGCTCCGGCCCCCGACAATCGCCCCGTCCTGCCAACCACCCTGCGCGCCTGGCTCGACGCACGCAATCCGCTCCTGGTGCCGTACATGGGATGGTCGGGCGTGTTCGGCACGCTCACCCTCGCCAACCTCATCGCGTGGGTGACCGGCAACCGCCCCGACGGGCCAGCCGACATCGTCCTGCTGGCGGGAATCGCCTCGCTCCCCCTGTTTCCGATCGTTGGGTTTCACCTCAACGAAGCGTATCGACGGTTCAAGGGCGGGCATTCGCTGGCCGATCTTCGCGCGGCGCTCGAGGTGGACCGACGCGAGCGCGCGGAGCGCGAGGCGCTCACGCGCGGCGACGACGAAACGTTCGCGCACCGGGTGCTGCGACTCAGCACGGTGGGTTCGGCCACGTGGCTCGCCGTCACCATCGGCTTGATGATCCAGGGGACGATTCGCGAGAACCGGGTCGGCATGCTGTGGGTGCTTGGACCCGTCGGCACCACGATGCTGCTGGGCGCCGTGAGCAATGCGCTGGGGGTGCAGTTCATCCCCGACTCGTTGCGCGCGATGTGGCAGACGGGGATCCGCGATCGCCTGTGGAACAGCCGTGCGGGACAATGGCTCGCCAGGCGACTCGGCGCACCGGAGCAGTCACGCGCCGTAGGCGGAGGTGTGTTTCGCGCCACCGAAGCCGCGCTCGGCGTGGCGGCATCCGAACTGTTCGCCGCACTCCCCAAGGCGTACCGCGAGCAGCTCGGCGACTTGCCGGCGTTGGTCGAATCGCTGGAGGCGCGGGCCGCTGAAGCGCGCGCAGAGATCGACGTGGTCGCCGCGCTCGTCCCCGCGGCGTCGAACGACGCCGAGCTGCTTACCGCGCGACGCCACGCGGCCGTCACGCGGCTGGCCCAGAGTGTTGCGGCGCTCGAGGGGATTCGACTGGACCTGTTGCGTTTGCACGCGGGGGCCAGCGACCTTGCGCCGCTCACCACGCTGATGGACGCCGCTCGTCAGGCAGGCGACGACGTGCGTCGCCTGGCCGACGCCCAGCGCGAGGTGAACGACGCGACCGTTCCGCGTCGGCTCGGCGCGGGGCGCATTCCCACCCCGGTCTAG
- a CDS encoding VOC family protein translates to MTVTTQDRYGESNGAQPALPGSYGQAPNGYRLPAGTRLGPVRLQVADLARSLPFYVETLGFREVARDAGQATLAAHADDRVLVELVERRGVRPAGRGLLGLYHVAILLPDRASLGRFVRHLSESRTPAGAGDHLVSEAFYLTDPDGLGIEVYADRPRETWHRLGRELMLATDPVDVRGLVAEAGEEAWSGMPAGTVIGHVHLHVGSIEQAQAFYSEALGFDRMTWRYPGALFLGADGYHHHLGTNTWAGAGARPPADTDARLLEWTIELPRATDVAAVSQSLSDAGYPVEWAGEGDGMATTQDPWGTRVRLRAAGAGMHA, encoded by the coding sequence ATGACGGTGACGACACAGGATCGCTACGGCGAATCCAACGGGGCGCAGCCAGCTCTCCCGGGCAGTTACGGTCAGGCGCCAAACGGGTATCGCCTCCCCGCAGGGACGCGGCTAGGTCCCGTGCGACTTCAGGTCGCTGACCTCGCTCGCTCGTTGCCGTTCTACGTCGAGACGCTCGGCTTTCGAGAGGTGGCTCGCGACGCCGGGCAGGCGACACTCGCGGCGCACGCCGACGATCGCGTGCTCGTGGAGCTAGTCGAGCGGCGCGGAGTGCGCCCGGCCGGGCGTGGGCTCCTTGGCCTCTATCACGTCGCGATCCTGCTCCCCGACCGCGCATCACTGGGGCGTTTCGTTAGGCACTTGTCCGAGTCCCGCACGCCTGCCGGGGCCGGCGACCACTTGGTGAGCGAGGCGTTCTACCTCACCGATCCCGACGGTCTCGGCATCGAGGTCTACGCCGATCGCCCCCGCGAGACGTGGCACCGGCTGGGGCGCGAACTGATGCTCGCCACCGATCCGGTCGACGTCCGCGGACTCGTCGCCGAGGCTGGTGAGGAGGCGTGGAGCGGGATGCCCGCCGGGACGGTGATCGGCCACGTACACCTACACGTCGGCAGCATCGAGCAGGCACAGGCCTTCTACTCCGAGGCGCTGGGATTCGACCGCATGACGTGGCGCTACCCCGGGGCGCTCTTCCTCGGCGCCGATGGCTATCACCACCATCTCGGGACCAACACCTGGGCGGGCGCGGGCGCGCGCCCCCCGGCCGACACCGATGCGCGATTGCTCGAGTGGACGATCGAACTCCCGCGTGCGACGGACGTCGCGGCGGTGAGCCAGAGCCTGTCCGACGCGGGGTATCCCGTGGAATGGGCGGGCGAAGGGGACGGCATGGCGACGACGCAGGACCCGTGGGGGACGCGCGTGCGGTTGCGCGCGGCCGGGGCAGGCATGCACGCCTAA
- a CDS encoding NAD-dependent epimerase/dehydratase family protein, which translates to MSLDRRTFLKSSALAGGALGIGALGTRADRAFAAIVDPRATREPVPPAPAPLRILILGGTGYIGPEQVSYAIARGHTVTLFNRGRTNPSLFPNVEKLVGDRNAPGGLDALKGRSWDVVIDNPTGKPQWIVDAAAVLKGKVGQFIYVSSTGVYANSDRVMPDENSPLLDLAPITGPEADQAGYGSRKARCEQLVQEAFPGKSTVVRPGLIVGPGDLTDRFTYWPWRIEKGGEILAPGGFDDPVQWIDVRDLSQWMIRLAEQRTMGVFNAVGPATPIGIGGMLWGIKGCFANDARFTWVPQPFLTEQKVRSWAEMPVWSYPGASTLAYCTSKIDRAIAAGLTFRPLAETVRDGMAWYHSRPADQQEKLRAGITLEREREVLAAWKASRGG; encoded by the coding sequence ATGTCGCTCGATCGACGCACCTTCCTCAAGTCATCGGCCCTCGCGGGCGGCGCGCTCGGCATCGGTGCGCTCGGCACGCGCGCCGATCGCGCCTTCGCGGCCATCGTCGATCCTCGTGCGACGCGCGAGCCCGTGCCTCCCGCGCCGGCGCCGCTCCGCATCCTCATTCTCGGAGGAACCGGCTACATCGGCCCCGAGCAGGTGTCCTACGCGATCGCACGTGGCCACACGGTCACCCTGTTCAATCGCGGGCGCACCAACCCCTCGCTCTTCCCGAACGTCGAGAAGCTGGTGGGCGACCGCAACGCCCCCGGTGGACTGGATGCACTCAAGGGGCGCAGCTGGGATGTGGTGATCGACAACCCCACCGGCAAGCCGCAGTGGATCGTGGATGCGGCCGCGGTGCTCAAGGGGAAGGTGGGGCAGTTCATCTATGTCTCGAGCACCGGCGTCTATGCCAACAGCGACCGCGTGATGCCTGACGAGAACTCGCCGTTGCTCGACCTCGCGCCGATCACGGGCCCCGAGGCCGACCAGGCAGGATACGGCTCTCGCAAGGCCCGCTGCGAACAGTTGGTGCAGGAGGCTTTTCCCGGGAAGAGCACCGTCGTGCGCCCGGGGCTCATCGTCGGCCCCGGCGACCTGACCGATCGCTTCACCTACTGGCCGTGGCGCATCGAGAAGGGGGGCGAGATCCTGGCGCCGGGAGGTTTCGACGACCCCGTGCAGTGGATCGACGTGCGTGACCTGTCGCAGTGGATGATTCGCCTGGCCGAGCAGCGCACCATGGGCGTCTTCAACGCCGTGGGGCCCGCGACTCCGATCGGCATCGGTGGCATGCTGTGGGGGATCAAGGGGTGCTTCGCCAACGACGCGCGCTTCACGTGGGTCCCGCAGCCATTCCTCACCGAGCAGAAGGTGCGGTCGTGGGCCGAGATGCCGGTCTGGTCGTATCCCGGGGCGAGCACGCTCGCGTACTGCACGAGCAAGATCGACCGCGCGATCGCTGCCGGGCTCACCTTCCGCCCGCTGGCGGAGACAGTGCGCGACGGGATGGCGTGGTATCACTCGCGCCCGGCGGATCAGCAGGAGAAGCTGCGGGCGGGGATCACGCTCGAGCGCGAGCGCGAGGTGCTGGCGGCGTGGAAGGCGAGCCGGGGCGGCTAG
- a CDS encoding insulinase family protein: MPTMQLTGRRFAFAVAFLPATAWSAVHAQAPTVATKPARQAPPAPGTPKDFRVPPRRSFDLPNGMRVTLVPYGRVPKAAVELTVRTGIIDEGPQDVSLSQVTTDMLLEGTTTRTPQDISREAADMGGSLRATGGAEAMTLGGEVLSDFVPGFVALVADVVRNPRLDAADLARTLDKHARDNAMSLAQPGTLAQKRFREIAYGNHPFARVFPTEEMLRGFTVARVREFHAKQIGAKRAHLYVSGVFNAAAVEKAVRDAFGSWTAGAPPTENPPVPVARRQLELIDRPGAVQSSMWMGLPVANPTSSDWTAMQVTDALLGGAFGSRITSNIREDKGYTYSPFSFLWTRKGSSLWVEVADVTTKDTGNSLTEIFKEMERLRTEAPPAKELDGIKNNMAGVFTIQNSSRSGLIGQLQFADLHGLGDDYLGTYVKKVLAVTPEDVRGTAQKHLDPARVSVAIVGDKKVVEPQLGQFKPIVP, encoded by the coding sequence ATGCCGACGATGCAGCTGACGGGACGTCGTTTCGCGTTCGCCGTCGCGTTTCTCCCCGCGACCGCCTGGTCCGCCGTCCATGCCCAGGCGCCGACCGTGGCCACCAAGCCCGCGCGCCAGGCGCCGCCGGCCCCTGGAACGCCGAAGGACTTCCGCGTACCGCCCCGCCGCAGCTTCGACCTCCCCAACGGGATGCGCGTGACGCTCGTCCCGTACGGGCGCGTCCCCAAGGCAGCGGTGGAACTCACCGTGCGCACCGGGATCATCGACGAGGGGCCGCAGGATGTGTCGCTCTCGCAGGTGACGACCGACATGCTCCTCGAGGGGACCACCACGCGCACCCCGCAGGACATCTCGCGCGAGGCCGCCGACATGGGGGGCTCGCTTCGCGCCACCGGCGGCGCCGAGGCGATGACGCTCGGGGGCGAGGTGCTCAGCGACTTCGTGCCAGGCTTCGTGGCGCTGGTCGCCGATGTCGTGCGCAACCCGCGCCTGGACGCGGCCGATCTCGCGCGCACGCTCGACAAGCATGCACGCGACAACGCCATGTCGCTGGCACAACCCGGGACGCTCGCACAGAAGCGCTTTCGCGAGATCGCCTACGGCAACCACCCGTTTGCCCGCGTCTTTCCCACGGAGGAGATGCTGCGCGGCTTCACGGTCGCGCGCGTGCGGGAGTTCCACGCGAAGCAGATCGGGGCAAAGCGCGCGCATCTGTACGTGAGCGGGGTCTTCAACGCCGCCGCGGTCGAGAAGGCGGTGCGCGATGCCTTCGGCAGTTGGACGGCGGGCGCGCCTCCCACCGAGAACCCGCCCGTGCCGGTCGCCAGGCGACAGCTCGAGCTCATCGATCGCCCCGGGGCGGTGCAGAGCTCGATGTGGATGGGGTTGCCGGTGGCCAACCCCACGTCGAGCGACTGGACGGCCATGCAGGTGACCGACGCCTTGTTAGGCGGGGCCTTCGGCTCGCGCATCACCAGCAACATCCGCGAGGACAAGGGCTACACCTACTCGCCCTTCTCCTTCCTCTGGACGCGCAAGGGATCGTCGCTCTGGGTGGAGGTCGCCGACGTCACCACCAAGGACACCGGCAACTCGCTCACCGAGATCTTTAAGGAGATGGAGCGCCTGCGCACCGAGGCGCCCCCCGCCAAGGAGCTCGACGGGATCAAGAACAACATGGCCGGCGTCTTCACCATCCAGAACAGCTCGCGCTCCGGCCTCATCGGCCAGCTGCAATTCGCCGACCTGCATGGCCTGGGCGACGACTACCTCGGGACCTACGTGAAGAAGGTCCTGGCCGTCACCCCGGAGGATGTGCGCGGCACGGCGCAGAAGCACCTCGACCCCGCCCGGGTGTCGGTGGCCATCGTCGGCGACAAGAAGGTCGTCGAGCCGCAGCTCGGGCAGTTCAAGCCGATCGTCCCCTAG